A DNA window from Hordeum vulgare subsp. vulgare chromosome 1H, MorexV3_pseudomolecules_assembly, whole genome shotgun sequence contains the following coding sequences:
- the LOC123431098 gene encoding probable methyltransferase PMT3, protein MRGRNDGGQSKRPVVLFCVMVVCLCLLFLYFSGSNGQAGSAALEYGTKFSRSLGWGSDGDGDDGSEESIFGTGDANDVKLKSFPVCDDRHSELIPCLDRNLIYQMRLKLDLNLMEHYERHCPPPERRFNCLIPPPHGYKVPIKWPKSRDIVWKANIPHTHLAKEKSDQNWMIDAGEKIKFPGGGTHFHHGADKYISNIANMLNFKDNIINNEGMLRTVLDVGCGVASFGGYLLSSNVIAMSLAPNDVHQNQIQFALERGIPAYLGVLGTKRLPYPSRSFELAHCSRCRIDWLQRDGILMLELDRLLRPGGYFAYSSPEAYAQDEEDRRIWKEMSSLAERMCWKIAEKKNQTVIWVKPLNNDCYRSRPRGTNPPLCKSGDDPDSVWGVTMEACITPYPEQMHRDGGSGLAPWPARLTTPPPRLADLYVTADTFEKDTEMWQQRVDNYWNLLRPKIKPESIRNIMDMKANFGSFAAALKEKDVWVMNAVSHDGPNTLKIIYDRGLIGSTHDWCEAFSTYPRTYDLLHAWTVFTDLEKRGCSAEDLLLEMDRILRPTGFIIVRDKAPIIVFIKKYLNALHWEAVTVVDGESSPESEENEMILIIRKKLWLPEGGSQDST, encoded by the exons ATGAGGGGGAGAAATGATGGGGGGCAGAGCAAGAGGCCCGTTGTGCTCTTCTGCGTCATGGTCGTGTGCCTGTGCCTCCTCTTCCTCTAtttctcgggctccaatggccagGCCGGGAGCGCAGCACTAGAGTACGGCACCAAGTTCTCTCGGTCGCTTGGGTGGGGCAGTGACGGAGATGGTGACGATGGCTCGGAGGAGTCAATTTTTGGGACTGGCGATGCAAACGATGTTAAGCTCAAGAGCTTCCCC GTATGTGATGATCGGCATTCTGAGCTGATCCCCTGCTTGGATAGGAACTTGATAtatcagatgaggttgaagctggATCTAAACCTGATGGAGCATTATGAGCGGCATTGTCCTCCTCCTGAGAGGCGCTTTAATTGCCTCATTCCACCGCCACATGGCTATAAG GTTCCCATAAAATGGCCAAAAAGCCGTGATATAGTGTGGAAAGCAAATATTCCTCACACTCACCTTGCAAAAGAGAAGTCAGACCAGAACTGGATGATTGATGCAGGCGAAAAAATTAAGTTTCCTGGTGGCGGAACACATTTTCATCATGGAGCTGACAAATATATATCAAACATTGCAAAT ATGCTAAACTTCAAAGATAACATTATAAACAACGAGGGAATGCTTCGTACAGTACTTGATGTGGGTTGTGGAGTGGCTAGTTTTGGAGGATATCTTCTTTCATCCAATGTCATAGCCATGTCTTTGGCACCAAACGATGTACATCAGAACCAGATCCAATTTGCTCTTGAAAGGGGGATCCCTGCATATCTTGGTGTTTTGGGAACAAAAAGACTTCCATACCCCAGTAGATCGTTTGAATTAGCCCACTGTTCTCGTTGCAGGATTGATTGGCTTCAAAGAGATGGAATTCTTATGCTTGAACTGGACAGATTACTCAGGCCTGGAGGTTATTTTGCTTATTCATCTCCTGAGGCATAcgcacaggatgaggaggatcgtAGAATCTGGAAAGAAATGAGTTCCCTTGCAGAAAGGATGTGCTGGAAAATTgcagagaaaaaaaatcagacagTTATTTGGGTCAAGCCTCTGAACAATGATTGCTACAGGAGCCGACCGCGTGGTACAAATCCGCCTCTATGCAAAAGCGGTGATGATCCAGATTCAGTATGGGGAGTGACAATGGAAGCTTGCATTACTCCATATCCAGAAC AAATGCACAGGGATGGGGGAAGTGGATTGGCTCCTTGGCCTGCCCGATTAACAACCCCACCTCCTCGCCTTGCAGATTTGTATGTTACAGCTGACACATTTGAAAAAGATacg GAAATGTGGCAGCAAAGAGTAGAtaattactggaatttattgcgcCCAAAGATAAAACCAGAGAGTATTAGAAACATCATGGACATGAAAGCAAACTTTGGATCATTTGCTGCTGCTCTCAAGGAAAAAGATGTATGGGTGATGAACGCCGTGTCCCATGATGGACCAAACACTCTTAAGATAATCTATGACAGAGGGCTCATAGGCTCTACACATGACTG GTGTGAGGCATTCTCTACTTATCCTCGAACGTATGATCTTCTGCACGCGTGGACAGTCTTCACCGACCTTGAGAAAAGAGGTTGCAGTGCTGAAGATCTGCTCCTTGAAATGGATCGTATACTCAGGCCAACTGGTTTTATCATCGTGAGAGACAAGGCCCCTATCATTGTATTCATCAAGAAGTACCTCAATGCACTTCACTGGGAGGCAGTAACTGTTGTGGATGGCGAGTCCAGTCCGGAATCTGAGGAGAACGAAATGATACTCATAATCAGAAAGAAATTGTGGCTACCAGAAGGAGGTTCACAAGACTCGACGTAA